The Aerococcus christensenii genome segment ACCGAAATCTTCTTCGATCGGGGCAAGGAATATCAAGATATTCCCGATGATGATCCAGAAATGTTCCCTGGTGGCGAGAACGAACGCTATCTTGAAATTTGGAACATTGTCTTCTCTGAATTCAACCATTTACCAAACGGGGAATATGTGCCATTGAAACAACATAACGTGGATACTGGGATGGGATTGGAACGGATCGCCAGTGTTCTCCAAGAAACCCCAACTAACTTTGAAACGGACCTCTTGATGCCTCTGATTCATGCGGTGGAAGAACTCTCTGACAACCACCACTATGGCGAAAGCAAAGAAGTCGATACCGCAATGAAAGTGATCGCAGACCATGTGCGGGCAGTCAGCTTCGCAATCGGGGATAATGCTTTACCTTCCAATGAAGGGAGAGGTTACATCCTTCGTCGTTTAATCCGTCGTAGCGTGATGTACGGACGCAGGCTCGGGGTTAAAGGCAACTTCCTCGCTAAACTTGTGCCGATCGTTGCTCAAAAGATGAACAAACACTACCCACAAGTCACCGAAAAACAAGACCTCATCCAAACGGTGATCGATAAGGAAGAAACCCGCTTCCAAGAAACCATCGCAGACGGTGAAGCGATCATTACAGAAGCTATCAACCAGCTCAAAGACCAACAGGCTACCGTTTTAGCAGGAGAAGAAGCTTTCAAGCTCTACGATACTTACGGCTTCCCGTTAGAATTAACGGAAGAATGCCTCTCAGAAGCAGGCTTTACTGTCGATACAGAAGGCTTTAAACAAGCTATGGAAGAACAAAGGCAACGCGCTCGTGCCGCTCGTAAGGACATCGGTGGCCTTCACGTTCAATCGACGGTTCTCAGCGATATCGAGACGCCTTCTGAATTTACCGGTTACCAAGAAGACGAGACAGACGCTGTAGTCACTGTGATTGTTCATGAAGAGGAAGAAGTCAGCGAAGTCAAGGCAGGGACGACGGCTTACTTCATGGCGGACAAGACCCCATTCTACGGGGAACGCGGCGGACAAGTCGGAGATAAGGGACTCGTCTATGATGAAAATGGCGAACTCTTAGGGAAGATCGTAGATACCCAGCATGCGCCAAATGATCAAAATCTCCATACCGTTGAAACTTTCAAACCACTCAAAGTTGGACAAAAGATCCATCTCGCTGTAGACAGTGCGCGTCGTCGCTTGATCCGTAATAACCACACCGCTACGCACCTCTTGCATCAAGTCTTGAAGGATGTCCTCGGTTCTCAAGTCAACCAAGCCGGCTCCCTTCTTGATGACCACTATCTCCGCTTTGACTTCAATTACTTCGGTCAAGTGACCCCAGAACAACTCGCTGAAATCGAATGTCGGGTCAATGAAAAAATCTGGGAACAAATTCCAGTTGAAGTAATCCACACTACCCTCAAAGAAGCCAAAGAACATGGCGCGATCGCCTTATTCGGAGAAAAATATCTCAAACTCCACGATAAAATCCGCGTCATCAACATCGATAATTGGTCCATGGAACTTTGCGGGGGCACACACGTGGCGAATACCGGTTTCATCGGCAGCTTCAAGATTATCTCAGAATCAGGGATCGGCTCTGGGATTCGTCGGATCGAAGCTTATACTTCTCGAGCAGCTTATGAATACAGCACAGGGCAAAGCGAACTCCTAGACCAAGTTGCTCAAAGCGTGAAAGTCAAGAAACCAGAAGAGATCGCTCACCGCTTAGAACAACTCGATCAAGAGCGAAAATCCCTCGAATCAGAGATCGAATCTCTTCATGCCAAGGCCAATCAAGCCGCCGCTTCTCAAATTTTTAGTCATATTCAAAATTCTGGGAAGTACACCTATATTGCAGAAGCCCTCGACGGGAAAACCATGGACGACCTCAGAAAGATTAGTGATGAATGGAAACAAGCCGATTATTCACAAGTCCTTGTTTTGGCCACCTCTAACCAAGGCAAAGCTAACTTGCTCGTAGCAGTCAAAGAAGACGCCATTAAAGCTGGCCTCAAAGCTGGGGACCTCATCAAGCAACTCGCACCAACTGTTGGCGGTGGTGGCGGTGGCCGTCCAGACATGGCCCAAGCCGGTGGGAAGAACCCAGCAGGTATTCCAGACGCACTCGCTCAAGTAAAGACCTTACTGGCCTAAATTTTTAAGAACTACTGAGGGAAAATTCCCCCCAACATTGGAAAGAGGATCCTTGCTGACAAGGGCCTCTTTCTTAGGGGGCAGATCTGAAAAATGGAAGCCTTATTCAAGTCT includes the following:
- the alaS gene encoding alanine--tRNA ligase, whose translation is MKQLTGEQIRQMWMDFWREKGHDIYPSASLVPDNDPTLLWMNSGVAALKKYLDGSEVPENPRIANSQKCIRTNDIENVGVTARHQTFFEMLGNWSVGDYFKKEIIPWAWEFLSEEKWLGLDPNLLYMTYYPEDDLTHQLWAKVTGLSDDHFIPLKDNFWDLGAGPCGPDTEIFFDRGKEYQDIPDDDPEMFPGGENERYLEIWNIVFSEFNHLPNGEYVPLKQHNVDTGMGLERIASVLQETPTNFETDLLMPLIHAVEELSDNHHYGESKEVDTAMKVIADHVRAVSFAIGDNALPSNEGRGYILRRLIRRSVMYGRRLGVKGNFLAKLVPIVAQKMNKHYPQVTEKQDLIQTVIDKEETRFQETIADGEAIITEAINQLKDQQATVLAGEEAFKLYDTYGFPLELTEECLSEAGFTVDTEGFKQAMEEQRQRARAARKDIGGLHVQSTVLSDIETPSEFTGYQEDETDAVVTVIVHEEEEVSEVKAGTTAYFMADKTPFYGERGGQVGDKGLVYDENGELLGKIVDTQHAPNDQNLHTVETFKPLKVGQKIHLAVDSARRRLIRNNHTATHLLHQVLKDVLGSQVNQAGSLLDDHYLRFDFNYFGQVTPEQLAEIECRVNEKIWEQIPVEVIHTTLKEAKEHGAIALFGEKYLKLHDKIRVINIDNWSMELCGGTHVANTGFIGSFKIISESGIGSGIRRIEAYTSRAAYEYSTGQSELLDQVAQSVKVKKPEEIAHRLEQLDQERKSLESEIESLHAKANQAAASQIFSHIQNSGKYTYIAEALDGKTMDDLRKISDEWKQADYSQVLVLATSNQGKANLLVAVKEDAIKAGLKAGDLIKQLAPTVGGGGGGRPDMAQAGGKNPAGIPDALAQVKTLLA